A genomic stretch from uncultured Pseudodesulfovibrio sp. includes:
- the flgK gene encoding flagellar hook-associated protein FlgK, whose amino-acid sequence MSFGANSILDMGRWALFASQTQLQVTGQNIANVNTDGYSRRSVVLEEGMYIDYSPGQLGTGVVAKEVVRHFDDMVEAMYLQQSALTDKWGNLWEQLKSVENLLNESSGTGVSDSLSKYFNSWNEVSQRPDNYGARQTVLNDAATLISTLRQVDTDLSLMQERINGDVAAQVNEANKLMEEIASLNEEIQVHNVEGQNNANALFDERARKVRDLAKLVDVKTIDNGGGNFTILTQAGQTLVDGESHFSLEFNSAVKTEDLRPDSTFAGNVYFDGNDDYEYTIEFVASNSGSTEAGQVTSGSNSAEFRVSLDGGVSWLTNEDGSERRFHARDYDSRVNVEGLQIWFGSDTNSKGTPAGTFQKGDRYIISPHQGLYWVQNTSSVEEITPQQHFNGEENSRRLTGGSIAALLTFRDTYVGKYRSKLDELARTVVWETNRRHSQGAGLQTYTALDGTYQVDYTNKALASDSTGLAFGDKLQSGSSFVYIYNESTGLLASSAALDFDGNGGTFNPAIHTLEDVVTAFDNTYGNMIDASIVNNKIQLKAADGYSFAFGTDSAGLYAALGINTFFRGETAKDMVINEKISSDIDYLATGHVNGSGEMNAGDNSTALSMYKLREENVTTHTAHEGATTQTILDYYNGIVGNVGSDTNRAEFNKNFYGTLSNDLNERQQQVSGVNLDEEMSDLIKYQASYTAAAKLISTADQMLQTILSLKP is encoded by the coding sequence ATGTCCTTTGGTGCCAATTCCATTCTCGATATGGGCCGATGGGCCTTGTTTGCTTCGCAGACACAGCTTCAAGTTACTGGTCAGAATATTGCCAATGTCAATACTGATGGGTATTCGCGCCGGTCTGTCGTTCTGGAAGAAGGCATGTATATCGACTACTCTCCCGGTCAGCTCGGGACAGGTGTCGTTGCCAAGGAGGTCGTTCGACATTTCGATGACATGGTTGAGGCCATGTATCTTCAACAGTCCGCGCTCACAGACAAGTGGGGCAACCTGTGGGAACAACTCAAGTCCGTGGAAAACCTGCTTAATGAGTCCAGCGGTACAGGTGTCAGTGATTCCCTGTCAAAATATTTCAATTCGTGGAACGAAGTCTCGCAGCGCCCTGATAACTATGGCGCTCGGCAGACTGTGCTCAATGATGCCGCTACACTGATTTCCACCTTGAGACAGGTCGATACCGATCTCTCGCTCATGCAGGAACGGATCAACGGTGATGTTGCCGCCCAAGTTAATGAAGCCAACAAGCTCATGGAAGAAATCGCTTCTCTGAATGAAGAAATTCAGGTGCATAATGTCGAGGGCCAAAACAATGCTAATGCGCTGTTTGATGAACGGGCCAGAAAGGTTCGTGATCTGGCAAAGCTTGTGGACGTCAAGACCATTGACAACGGCGGGGGAAATTTCACGATTCTGACTCAGGCCGGTCAGACGCTGGTGGATGGCGAAAGCCATTTCTCCCTTGAGTTCAACTCGGCGGTCAAGACCGAAGATTTACGACCTGATTCGACGTTTGCCGGGAATGTCTACTTCGATGGCAATGATGATTACGAATACACAATCGAGTTTGTGGCTTCCAATTCCGGTTCAACTGAGGCCGGTCAAGTAACGAGTGGTAGCAACTCTGCAGAATTCAGGGTTTCTCTGGATGGCGGTGTGTCCTGGTTGACCAATGAAGACGGGAGTGAGCGACGCTTTCATGCTCGAGACTATGACAGTCGTGTCAACGTCGAAGGTCTGCAGATCTGGTTTGGTTCAGATACGAATTCCAAGGGAACGCCTGCGGGAACATTCCAGAAGGGTGATCGATATATCATCAGTCCACATCAGGGACTTTACTGGGTGCAGAATACCTCAAGTGTAGAGGAGATCACGCCGCAGCAGCATTTCAATGGCGAAGAAAATTCTCGACGCCTGACCGGCGGGTCCATTGCGGCACTCCTGACTTTCCGTGACACCTATGTGGGTAAGTATCGCTCCAAGCTTGATGAACTGGCTCGGACCGTTGTGTGGGAAACCAACCGCAGACATAGTCAGGGTGCCGGGTTGCAAACTTACACGGCCCTCGATGGGACGTATCAGGTGGACTACACAAACAAGGCTTTGGCGAGCGATTCCACTGGCCTTGCCTTTGGCGACAAGCTTCAGTCCGGTAGTTCATTTGTCTATATTTACAACGAGTCGACCGGGTTGCTGGCTTCGTCTGCCGCCCTTGATTTTGATGGTAATGGCGGCACGTTCAATCCTGCTATTCACACACTTGAAGATGTGGTGACAGCTTTTGACAACACCTACGGCAACATGATCGATGCATCTATCGTCAACAACAAGATCCAATTGAAAGCGGCAGATGGGTATTCCTTCGCCTTTGGCACGGACTCAGCTGGATTGTATGCCGCTCTTGGCATCAATACATTCTTTAGGGGTGAGACCGCCAAAGATATGGTGATCAATGAAAAAATATCAAGCGATATTGATTATTTGGCCACAGGGCATGTCAACGGCTCAGGTGAAATGAATGCAGGTGATAACTCCACGGCACTGTCGATGTACAAATTGCGGGAAGAGAATGTAACTACGCATACTGCTCATGAAGGGGCCACCACTCAGACTATTCTCGACTATTACAACGGTATTGTCGGTAATGTGGGTTCTGACACCAACAGAGCGGAGTTCAACAAGAATTTTTATGGCACATTGTCCAACGATCTGAACGAGCGGCAGCAGCAGGTCTCAGGCGTGAACCTGGATGAGGAAATGAGCGACCTCATCAAGTATCAGGCCTCCTACACTGCGGCGGCTAAGCTTATCTCCACGGCTGATCAGATGCTCCAAACGATTTTGTCACTCAAGCCGTAA
- the flgG gene encoding flagellar basal-body rod protein FlgG, which yields MMRSLWTSATGMIAMQTQIDTLSNNLANVNTTGFKKSRAEFEDLMYQTLQIAGTQNATGGRTPVGMQIGMGVRPVTVHKFFTQGDFKNTGNPLDMAIEGDGFFQVLQNGDEVYTRAGSFKLDDQGRVVTAGGWPLQPEFTVPPETVSVVITENGNIAALDRDGTALSEGNIDIYRFQNPAGLTATGRNFYRESEASGAAVSGTPGDENYGTIAQGFLEGSNVEMVDEMVGLIVGQRAFEINSKAITTSDGMLQTAINIKR from the coding sequence ATGATGCGTTCTCTCTGGACCTCAGCCACCGGCATGATCGCCATGCAGACTCAGATCGACACGTTGTCCAACAACCTGGCCAACGTGAACACCACCGGATTCAAGAAGAGTCGGGCGGAGTTCGAAGACCTCATGTACCAAACGCTTCAGATCGCCGGTACCCAAAATGCGACTGGCGGACGTACCCCCGTCGGTATGCAGATAGGCATGGGTGTTCGGCCGGTCACTGTGCACAAGTTTTTTACTCAGGGCGACTTCAAAAACACTGGTAATCCGCTGGATATGGCTATCGAAGGTGACGGCTTTTTCCAGGTTTTACAGAATGGTGATGAGGTTTATACCCGCGCCGGTTCATTCAAACTGGATGATCAGGGGCGTGTTGTCACCGCCGGAGGCTGGCCGTTGCAGCCTGAATTCACTGTGCCGCCAGAAACGGTCAGTGTCGTCATCACGGAGAACGGTAATATTGCCGCTCTGGACAGGGACGGTACGGCGTTGTCAGAAGGTAATATCGACATTTACCGTTTTCAGAACCCGGCAGGTTTGACTGCTACGGGCCGCAATTTTTATCGCGAAAGTGAAGCCTCCGGTGCGGCTGTGTCCGGTACACCCGGTGATGAGAATTACGGCACCATTGCGCAGGGATTCCTTGAAGGGTCCAACGTTGAAATGGTGGATGAAATGGTCGGTCTGATTGTCGGGCAGAGAGCTTTCGAGATCAACTCAAAAGCCATCACCACTTCTGATGGTATGTTGCAGACCGCCATTAATATCAAACGGTAA
- the flgF gene encoding flagellar basal-body rod protein FlgF — translation MRNSTYSALFGALSNEMRMSSIANNLANVNTSAFKKDTMAFHDTFTRFAHDYLIDGKNHLRGKDMFPKANVMAKPRLSAQQTDFSQGSLQKTGNQLDFALSGEGFFKVQGGNGDVLYTRSGNFLPDSSGILRTQDGNTVMVDGGPLTLPPGAQVVVDSAGNISINGNPSGTLDLVSFDDLTQVERLGANYYTVPDGVGEIPPGDMSVQQGFLEKGNVDVVSEMVAMIETQRAFTMYSKMIQTTNESDQKLITQVGRPTI, via the coding sequence ATGCGAAATAGTACATACAGCGCTTTATTCGGCGCTTTATCCAATGAAATGAGGATGTCATCCATTGCCAATAATTTGGCGAATGTGAACACGTCGGCCTTCAAAAAAGATACGATGGCCTTTCACGACACCTTTACACGCTTTGCGCATGACTACCTTATAGATGGGAAAAATCATCTTCGGGGCAAGGATATGTTTCCCAAGGCCAATGTTATGGCAAAACCACGTCTTTCCGCACAGCAGACTGATTTCTCCCAGGGTAGCCTTCAAAAGACCGGCAACCAGTTGGATTTCGCCTTGTCCGGTGAAGGCTTTTTTAAGGTGCAAGGGGGAAATGGCGATGTCCTCTATACACGCTCCGGTAACTTCCTGCCTGATTCTTCCGGGATTCTTCGTACTCAAGATGGCAACACTGTCATGGTCGATGGCGGTCCTCTGACGCTCCCTCCGGGAGCTCAGGTGGTGGTTGATTCCGCCGGTAATATTTCCATTAACGGTAACCCTTCCGGGACGTTGGATCTTGTTTCCTTCGATGATTTGACCCAGGTCGAACGTCTGGGGGCGAATTATTACACCGTCCCGGACGGTGTGGGCGAAATCCCTCCAGGCGATATGTCGGTGCAGCAGGGTTTTCTCGAAAAGGGGAACGTGGATGTTGTCAGCGAAATGGTGGCCATGATCGAAACCCAGCGGGCTTTCACAATGTACTCAAAGATGATTCAGACCACCAACGAGTCTGACCAGAAATTGATCACCCAGGTTGGACGTCCAACCATTTAA
- a CDS encoding flagellar basal body L-ring protein FlgH — protein MRQYLLSIVVVIMLVAGCAPRYEEQPMPVLTPPVYEEQDPALNPGSLYDTNRSEFLYDDNRAARVGDIVLVRVSETANTKLKSETTADKENSINTGVTAMPTTGLIGGIPLVGTLGAKAGTSIQASQSSEFKGNGETKQESEFEAMVATRIVRRLPGNLLQVEGARRIRVNAETQFLVVRGLIRQRDIEADNSISSTSLAEAQIEIYGQGVLADKQRPGWLSRILDNIYPF, from the coding sequence ATGAGGCAATATTTATTGAGTATAGTGGTTGTGATCATGCTGGTGGCCGGTTGTGCCCCTCGGTATGAGGAACAGCCCATGCCCGTTCTGACCCCTCCGGTCTACGAAGAGCAGGACCCTGCACTTAACCCTGGTTCACTGTATGACACTAATCGGTCCGAGTTTCTCTATGACGACAACCGCGCTGCTCGTGTGGGTGACATCGTGCTGGTGAGAGTGTCCGAGACCGCCAATACCAAGTTGAAGTCTGAAACCACGGCAGACAAGGAAAACAGTATTAATACAGGTGTCACCGCCATGCCGACGACAGGGTTGATTGGTGGTATCCCGTTGGTAGGTACTCTTGGGGCAAAGGCAGGAACGAGCATTCAGGCATCTCAGTCTTCCGAGTTCAAAGGCAATGGCGAGACCAAGCAGGAGTCCGAATTCGAAGCCATGGTTGCGACTCGTATTGTGCGCAGACTGCCTGGCAATCTTTTACAGGTCGAAGGGGCTCGGCGTATCCGGGTCAATGCCGAAACACAGTTTCTCGTGGTACGCGGGCTGATTCGTCAGCGTGATATCGAGGCTGACAACTCCATTTCCTCCACGAGTCTGGCCGAGGCGCAGATCGAAATCTATGGTCAGGGAGTTCTGGCCGACAAGCAGCGTCCAGGCTGGCTGTCGCGGATTCTGGACAACATTTATCCTTTCTAA
- the flgN gene encoding flagellar export chaperone FlgN yields the protein MDVRLIEENLVRQNKATMLLLILLEEEFSRLGQLKPQSVSQIELSIQELMRQIVAERISLRKLIAAIAPEAQRVGELYPLMEETVAKNCREMIKRLDETEQKCAIQAAKNNEMAMALFDQSKGLLDFMHNQIKPKNTSAYGRSGRFAQAPSNARLLSGRL from the coding sequence ATGGATGTCCGTTTAATAGAGGAAAATCTGGTCAGGCAGAACAAGGCGACAATGCTCTTGCTCATTCTGCTTGAGGAAGAATTTTCCCGCCTTGGACAACTCAAGCCTCAATCGGTATCCCAGATTGAGCTGTCCATTCAGGAGCTCATGCGACAGATTGTGGCCGAACGTATCTCCCTGCGTAAGCTGATAGCTGCGATTGCCCCTGAGGCCCAGAGGGTGGGTGAACTGTATCCCCTTATGGAAGAAACCGTGGCGAAGAATTGTCGGGAAATGATCAAGCGGCTGGATGAGACCGAACAAAAATGTGCTATCCAGGCTGCCAAGAATAATGAGATGGCCATGGCTCTGTTTGATCAGAGCAAGGGGCTGCTCGACTTCATGCATAACCAGATCAAGCCCAAGAACACCTCTGCGTACGGCCGTTCAGGCCGATTCGCGCAGGCTCCAAGCAATGCTCGGTTGTTATCCGGGAGGTTGTAA
- a CDS encoding flagellar basal body P-ring protein FlgI has translation MLVFLASVLVPTDARAARLKDIASFSGVRNNELVGYGLVVGLAGTGDGTSSSFTMRSMANMLEKMGVEANPDKLKPKNVAAVMVTAKMPVSAKPGSAIDVTVSSLGDAKSLLGGILLLTPLKGLDGRVYAVGQGALTIGGFSIGGEAADAQKNIPTVGRIPNGAIVERGVPFRFNSQHSMTLNLSVQDFGTTMQVVNKINASMGGGFASATDISTIELELPDKFRGNMVPLMASLENLDISPDGKARVVVDEKTGTVVLGQDVRLSKVAVAHGNLQIVVSETQEVSQPGPFSDGQTVVSPATDIQVQEQNNQLMLMEGATLQELVDGLNSIGAAPRDLISIIRALKVAGSLHAEVEVI, from the coding sequence ATGCTCGTGTTTCTGGCATCGGTGTTGGTACCGACTGATGCACGGGCGGCTCGTCTGAAGGACATCGCCAGTTTCAGCGGCGTACGAAACAACGAATTGGTCGGATATGGCTTGGTTGTCGGTCTGGCCGGTACAGGTGACGGCACTTCATCTTCTTTTACCATGCGTTCCATGGCCAACATGTTGGAAAAGATGGGTGTCGAGGCTAACCCGGACAAGTTGAAGCCCAAGAACGTGGCCGCAGTCATGGTGACAGCCAAGATGCCGGTGTCCGCAAAACCCGGGTCCGCCATTGATGTGACTGTCTCATCACTCGGTGATGCCAAGAGTCTGTTGGGTGGCATTCTTCTTCTTACGCCCCTCAAAGGGCTTGATGGTCGTGTGTATGCCGTGGGGCAGGGCGCATTGACTATCGGTGGTTTTTCCATCGGCGGAGAAGCTGCGGATGCCCAGAAGAACATTCCCACGGTAGGACGTATCCCCAATGGAGCTATCGTTGAAAGAGGCGTGCCTTTCCGGTTCAACAGTCAGCATTCCATGACCCTGAATCTGAGCGTGCAAGACTTTGGTACGACCATGCAGGTTGTCAACAAAATCAACGCCAGTATGGGCGGTGGTTTTGCCTCGGCTACGGATATTTCCACTATTGAACTGGAATTGCCGGATAAGTTCAGAGGCAACATGGTCCCCTTGATGGCTTCTCTTGAAAATCTCGACATCTCGCCAGACGGCAAGGCCCGTGTTGTCGTGGATGAGAAGACGGGTACTGTTGTGCTCGGTCAGGATGTGCGTCTGAGCAAGGTGGCCGTGGCTCACGGCAACTTGCAGATTGTTGTTTCCGAAACACAGGAAGTGAGTCAGCCCGGCCCGTTCTCTGATGGTCAAACTGTGGTTTCTCCCGCCACTGATATTCAGGTGCAGGAGCAGAACAATCAATTGATGCTCATGGAAGGTGCGACGTTGCAGGAACTGGTGGACGGTCTCAACTCCATAGGTGCGGCACCGCGTGACCTTATATCCATCATCCGCGCCCTCAAGGTTGCGGGATCACTGCACGCGGAAGTGGAGGTTATCTAG
- the flgA gene encoding flagellar basal body P-ring formation chaperone FlgA produces MSSKHNKNTRWSEIVRYLFATLVAGMVLGLPVLTGAADSTGWQAVVRDAVCVKGPDVLLGEIADPVNDMAQSQWKTLSGIKLWKASATPGRPVSISRDKLKRVLHHYMGDLVQNLVLPSQMTVQTGGQVIGREELKTRIVAFLTPRAKDLGGEVDFKNFQMPRYIFFPNKYDSLSISMRDNLKPGRNQIKLQGVTPDGKIVLRKVCVVFANVWKAVPVAAQPLNRFERLTRDKVSFQRVNLAYKNDVWDGTGGPWRMARTLGRGQPFTLSHLELVPLIEKGEHVHLMYRGKKVQLTIKAEALGEAGMGQQVAVKNLQSKKTVLATVISDDTVLVR; encoded by the coding sequence ATGTCGAGCAAGCATAACAAAAATACACGGTGGTCGGAGATTGTCCGGTATCTGTTTGCCACTTTGGTGGCAGGCATGGTGTTGGGTTTGCCCGTATTGACCGGTGCCGCCGACAGTACAGGGTGGCAGGCCGTGGTGCGTGATGCGGTCTGCGTTAAAGGACCGGATGTTTTGCTCGGTGAAATAGCTGATCCAGTGAATGACATGGCCCAGAGCCAGTGGAAGACCCTTTCCGGGATCAAGCTTTGGAAGGCTTCCGCCACTCCTGGCCGTCCTGTGTCAATCTCCCGGGATAAATTGAAAAGAGTGCTTCATCATTACATGGGTGACCTTGTACAGAATCTGGTTCTGCCGAGTCAGATGACGGTGCAGACCGGTGGACAGGTCATTGGTCGTGAAGAGCTCAAGACGCGTATTGTCGCTTTTTTGACGCCACGGGCCAAGGATCTTGGCGGTGAGGTTGATTTCAAGAATTTTCAGATGCCCCGGTACATTTTTTTCCCCAATAAATACGACTCACTGTCCATCAGTATGCGAGACAACCTGAAGCCCGGGCGGAACCAGATCAAGCTGCAGGGAGTCACTCCCGATGGGAAGATCGTTTTGCGAAAGGTCTGTGTGGTGTTTGCCAACGTCTGGAAGGCCGTGCCTGTTGCAGCTCAGCCATTAAATCGATTTGAGCGGCTGACTCGTGACAAGGTGTCATTCCAACGGGTGAATCTGGCATACAAGAATGATGTGTGGGACGGAACCGGCGGACCGTGGCGCATGGCACGGACACTGGGGCGGGGACAGCCTTTTACGCTGTCTCATTTGGAGCTGGTCCCTCTTATTGAAAAGGGTGAGCACGTTCATCTCATGTATCGAGGTAAGAAGGTGCAGTTAACCATAAAGGCCGAAGCTCTTGGCGAAGCCGGAATGGGGCAGCAGGTGGCGGTGAAGAATTTGCAAAGTAAAAAGACAGTACTGGCAACTGTGATCAGCGATGACACAGTTCTCGTCAGGTAG
- a CDS encoding rod-binding protein, whose product MISSTIDPRLAAQQADTKDLIRFKQEMDGLKKRLTEGVDTKEEQLKKACQNFEAVFIGKLWQQMKQSVPKEGYLHSKQEDSYMSMFDKEFSEKMAQAGGIGLADMIFSQLSEKLKETSKTTLSGGVDIKPLVPQPIALDGKGGGIPLRKEPLGMTLEDWGGSASVSVDGGNRIDPQTNSDAIAAGLLGKSSSPVLNDMEVQAKLDDLARRLEADRIRDGLLGNGSRVGKPGSGEAYEMQSRDEKNGGIGRKIAKIG is encoded by the coding sequence ATGATCAGCAGTACCATTGATCCCCGTTTAGCCGCTCAGCAGGCAGATACAAAGGATCTTATCCGTTTTAAGCAGGAAATGGACGGCCTGAAGAAACGGCTCACCGAAGGCGTTGATACCAAGGAAGAGCAGCTTAAAAAGGCGTGCCAGAATTTTGAAGCCGTGTTTATCGGCAAGCTCTGGCAGCAGATGAAACAGTCGGTTCCCAAGGAAGGGTATCTGCATTCCAAGCAGGAAGACAGTTACATGTCCATGTTTGACAAGGAGTTTTCAGAGAAAATGGCTCAGGCTGGTGGCATCGGACTGGCCGACATGATCTTTTCCCAGCTCAGTGAAAAGCTCAAGGAAACAAGCAAAACCACTTTATCCGGTGGGGTTGATATCAAACCCCTGGTTCCTCAACCTATCGCTCTGGATGGAAAGGGTGGTGGTATCCCGTTGCGGAAAGAACCACTGGGCATGACATTGGAAGATTGGGGTGGAAGCGCAAGTGTAAGTGTTGACGGCGGCAATCGAATTGATCCGCAGACGAACAGTGACGCGATTGCGGCGGGGCTGCTGGGGAAGTCTTCGAGCCCTGTCTTGAACGATATGGAAGTGCAGGCCAAGCTTGATGACCTGGCCCGTCGTCTTGAAGCAGACAGGATTCGTGATGGACTGCTTGGGAATGGAAGCCGTGTCGGGAAACCAGGGAGTGGAGAGGCATATGAAATGCAAAGCCGCGACGAAAAGAATGGGGGAATTGGTCGGAAAATTGCAAAGATCGGGTGA
- the rimP gene encoding ribosome maturation factor RimP has protein sequence MRQTFEEMLSDIIRPEVENLGYQFWGLTSPASGKKRVVRIYIDSPDGVHIDQCARVSRQVGLMLEVEDVIPGAFTLEVSSPGLERPFFSPDQMVNYIGREVKITLFETHDDRRKFKGTLTGVKGDTITLNVDEEILNFKWISIKKAKLIHEF, from the coding sequence ATGCGTCAGACTTTTGAAGAAATGCTGTCGGACATCATCCGGCCAGAGGTCGAAAACCTCGGCTACCAGTTCTGGGGACTGACTTCTCCTGCGTCCGGCAAGAAACGTGTTGTTCGCATATACATCGACAGCCCTGACGGGGTTCATATCGACCAATGCGCTCGAGTCAGCCGACAGGTTGGCCTAATGCTTGAAGTCGAAGACGTCATCCCCGGAGCATTCACTCTCGAAGTGTCCTCTCCTGGGCTGGAGCGTCCTTTTTTCTCACCTGACCAAATGGTCAATTACATAGGCAGAGAAGTCAAAATAACTCTGTTTGAAACTCACGACGACAGACGCAAGTTCAAAGGCACACTGACCGGGGTTAAAGGCGACACCATCACCCTGAATGTCGATGAAGAAATCTTGAATTTCAAGTGGATTTCCATCAAGAAAGCCAAACTGATACACGAATTTTAG
- the flgL gene encoding flagellar hook-associated protein FlgL — MRVTQQMLFDRYVFNLNTSLTELMDLNVKAQTQKRINKPSDDPTGMTRILDHRDTLRSLEQYKENISTAKGWLGSADESLMQVSTILTRAKELAEQVATGTVDANNREQVSYEMRSLFEQLIGLANSDFEGKSIFAGHKVNDPAFKEIMWLTTNDEDFGTNADFTVNGSASSTVLVQYFDTTGASAVGDPMNLSDPNLGIRYSLDGGDTWQNDASITGGTLSLPQSGTSVTFANDPEIKVNHQTDPSVSDGTWMWIRPSVQYMGDDDDPPPQVDAMGPGSNQIKPSASGSFLDKNVTVRIDNTSDVTMDQEIHYSYSMDGGINWVTGNVAPADATADNAVLSVANGGILTLSNAGSNVLQPGQQYVIRPRSAAIKLDVSSSEQVQVNSVGKDIFGGIYMDPDNILASNGSIVPLSSMSGSRVFHDANGSKMGLTIQGDDEVSQNLFEVMGNLVAFAETNNQTGCQQSLANLKKVQEHLMNSVAEIGGRENRLAVSKGILDGLKLNEDSLISSIEDADVSELMTQLAQQQIVYESVLRSTSMIMQLNLGKFI, encoded by the coding sequence ATGCGCGTAACGCAACAAATGCTTTTTGACAGGTATGTCTTCAACTTGAACACGTCGTTGACCGAGTTGATGGACCTGAACGTCAAGGCCCAGACTCAGAAGCGGATCAACAAGCCAAGTGATGATCCTACCGGCATGACCCGTATTCTGGACCATCGTGATACCTTGCGTTCCCTTGAACAGTATAAAGAAAATATTTCCACAGCCAAAGGCTGGCTTGGTAGCGCTGACGAATCGCTTATGCAGGTCTCAACCATCCTGACTCGTGCAAAGGAACTTGCCGAGCAGGTGGCAACTGGAACCGTTGATGCGAACAACCGTGAGCAGGTCAGTTACGAGATGCGTTCCCTGTTTGAACAGCTGATCGGTCTTGCCAACTCGGACTTTGAAGGCAAATCCATTTTTGCCGGTCACAAAGTTAACGACCCGGCATTCAAAGAGATCATGTGGTTGACGACCAATGATGAAGATTTTGGCACCAATGCCGATTTCACGGTCAATGGTTCGGCCAGTTCAACGGTGCTTGTCCAGTATTTCGATACGACCGGGGCATCGGCTGTCGGTGACCCCATGAATCTTTCTGATCCCAACCTCGGCATCCGGTATTCCCTGGATGGCGGTGATACATGGCAGAACGATGCTTCCATCACAGGCGGTACATTGAGTCTTCCACAGAGTGGAACCTCTGTGACGTTTGCCAATGATCCGGAAATTAAGGTCAATCATCAGACTGATCCTTCTGTTTCTGATGGCACGTGGATGTGGATACGGCCTTCGGTTCAATATATGGGCGATGATGATGATCCGCCGCCGCAGGTTGATGCCATGGGTCCTGGATCAAACCAAATCAAGCCGAGTGCTTCCGGTTCCTTTCTTGATAAAAATGTGACGGTCCGTATCGACAATACGTCTGATGTGACCATGGACCAGGAAATTCACTATTCCTACAGCATGGATGGCGGCATCAATTGGGTGACTGGCAATGTGGCTCCTGCTGATGCTACAGCGGACAACGCAGTCCTCAGTGTAGCCAACGGCGGAATTCTGACGTTGAGCAATGCCGGTTCCAATGTGCTTCAACCCGGACAGCAATATGTTATTCGTCCCAGAAGTGCAGCCATCAAATTGGATGTTTCATCCAGTGAACAGGTACAGGTCAATTCCGTGGGCAAGGATATCTTTGGCGGAATCTATATGGATCCCGACAATATCCTCGCATCAAATGGTTCTATTGTGCCTCTTTCCAGTATGAGCGGAAGCCGGGTATTCCATGATGCCAATGGTTCAAAAATGGGGTTGACCATTCAGGGCGACGATGAAGTTTCCCAAAATCTTTTTGAAGTCATGGGTAATCTTGTGGCCTTTGCCGAGACCAACAACCAAACTGGGTGTCAGCAGTCTCTCGCCAACTTGAAAAAAGTTCAGGAACATCTCATGAATTCTGTTGCGGAAATTGGCGGCCGAGAAAATAGATTGGCTGTCAGCAAGGGGATTCTGGATGGGCTGAAGCTCAATGAGGATTCTCTTATCAGTTCCATTGAAGATGCGGATGTATCGGAATTGATGACGCAATTGGCCCAGCAGCAGATTGTGTATGAATCCGTTCTGCGGTCAACTTCCATGATTATGCAATTGAATCTGGGTAAGTTTATCTAA
- the csrA gene encoding carbon storage regulator CsrA, which translates to MLILTRRPGESLYLGDNIKLKILSVQGKQIKIGLEVPEDMTVYREEVYLKIKEQNRQALEISQQDLLAAAALWQKKENKK; encoded by the coding sequence ATGTTGATACTGACCCGGAGACCGGGAGAAAGCCTCTATCTGGGCGATAATATCAAGCTGAAGATCCTGAGCGTTCAGGGGAAGCAGATAAAGATCGGCCTGGAAGTTCCTGAAGACATGACTGTCTATCGGGAAGAGGTGTATCTTAAGATCAAGGAACAGAACAGGCAGGCGCTGGAAATCAGCCAGCAGGACCTGCTCGCGGCGGCTGCGCTATGGCAAAAGAAAGAAAACAAAAAATAA